From one Neovison vison isolate M4711 chromosome 1, ASM_NN_V1, whole genome shotgun sequence genomic stretch:
- the LOC122900412 gene encoding LOW QUALITY PROTEIN: olfactory receptor 2J3-like (The sequence of the model RefSeq protein was modified relative to this genomic sequence to represent the inferred CDS: inserted 2 bases in 1 codon) produces MNDEGRXNASSEGYFVLLGFSNWPHLEVALFVVILIFYLMTLVGNLFIIILSYLDAHLHTPMYFFLSNLSFLDLCYTTSSIPQLLVNLWGPEKTISYTGCMIQLYFVLALGTTECVLLVVMSYDRYAAVCRPLHYAVLMNPRSCHLLAAASWVSGFTASALHSSFTFWVPLCGHRQVDHFFCEVPALLRLSCADTRVNELTLLIMSSIFVLIPLILILSSYSAIARAVLRMQSTAGLQRAFRTCGAHLMVVSLFFIPVICIYLQPPSGKSQDQGKFIALFYTVVTPSLNPLIYTLRNKDVRGAIRRLVGQEREM; encoded by the exons atgaatgatgAGGGGAG AAATGCAAGTTCTGAAGGCTACTTTGTTCTACTGGGTTTTTCCAACTGGCCTCATCTGGAGGTAGCTCTCTTTGTGGTCATCTTGATCTTCTACTTAATGACATTGGTGGGCAACCTGTTTATCATTATCTTGTCGTACCTGGACGCTCATCTCCACacgcccatgtacttcttcctctcaAACCTCTCTTTTCTGGATCTCTGCTACACCACCAGCTCCATCCCTCAGTTGCTGGTCAACCTCTGGGGCCCAGAAAAGACCATCTCTTACACCGGTTGCATGATTCAACTTTACTTTGTCCTTGCACTGGGAACCACAGAGTGTGTCCTCCTGGTGGTGATGTCCTATGACCGTTATGCAGCTGTCTGTAGACCCTTGCATTACGCTGTCCTCATGAATCCTCGTTCCTGCCACCTGTTGGCTGCGGCTTCCTGGGTCAGTGGTTTTACTGCCTCAGCACTTCATTCCTCCTTTACCTTCTGGGTACCCTTATGTGGACATCGCCAAGTGGACCATTTCTTCTGTGAAGTTCCAGCACTGCTGCGATTATCATGTGCTGACACCCGTGTGAATGAGCTCACCCTCTTGATCATGAGCTCCATTTTTGTTCTCATACCACTCATCCTCATTCTCAGCTCATATAGTGCCATTGCCCGGGCTGTGCTGCGGATGCAGTCAACCGCCGGACTTCAGAGAGCTTTTAGAACATGTGGAGCCCATCTTATGGTTGTGTCCCTCTTTTTCATTCCCGTCATCTGCATATATCTGCAGCCACCATCAGGAAAGTCTCAAGATCAAGGCAAGTTCATTGCCCTCTTTTATACTGTAGTCACGCCTAGCCTCAACCCTCTAATCtatactctgagaaacaaagatgTAAGAGGGGCAATAAGGAGACTcgtggggcaggagagagagatgtga